From the genome of Amycolatopsis camponoti:
GCGTCCATCCGCGCCAGCAGGCCGGGGAGGTCGGATGACCGGGCGATTTCCACGCCGACCAGGGCCGGGCCCATCTCGCGGTTGGTGCGCTTGACGTACTCGAAGCGGGTGATGTCGTCCTCGGGCCCGAGCACCTGCTCGAGGAACCGCCGCAGCGCGCCCGGCTCCTGCGGGAAACCGACCAGGAAGTAGTGCTTCAGCCCTTCGTGCATCAGCGAGCGTTCGAGGATCTCGCTGTAGCGGCTGACGTCGTTGTTGCCCCCGGAGACCACAACGACGACGGTCTGCCCCGGCTCGACCCGGACCACGGAGCCGAGCGAGGCCGCGGCCAGCGCCCCCGCCGGCTCGGCGATGATGCCGTCGGACTGGTACATCGCGAGCATCTCGGTGCAGATCGCGCCCTCGGCGACCGACGTCAGCTCGGCGCCGCTCTCGCGGATCAGCGGGTAAGTGACCGCGCCGGCCTGGCGCACGGCGGCGCCGTCGACGAACGTGTCGAGCTCGGACAGCCGCACCGGGTGTCCGGCGTCCAGCGCAGCGGCCATGCACGCCGCCCCCGCGGGTTCGACGCCGACGACCCGGACGTCCGGGTGCCGCTCCCGCAGCCAGCTGCCGACGCCGGCGAGGAGCCCGCCGCCGCCGACCGGAACGACCACGACGTCCGGGATGAAGCCGAGCTGCTCGATGACCTCCAGAGCGACCGTGCCCTGGCCGGCGACGGTGCGGACGTCGTCGAACGCCGGCACGAGCGTCGCCCCGGTCCGCTGCGCGTCCTCGTTGGCCGCGGCGAAGGCGTCTTCGTAGGTCTCGCCGACGACGATGACCTCGATGTGCGCGCCGCCGAGCGTCGCGATGCGTTCGCGCTTCTGCCGCGGCGTGGTCCCCGGGACGTACACGCGCCCGTTCGCGCCCAGCCGCCGGCACGCGTACGCGACGCCCTGGGCGTGGTTTCCGGCGCTGGCGCAGACGACGCCCAAGGCTCGAGTGGTGTCGTCCAGCTGGACGATGAAGTTGTAGGCGCCGCGGATCTTGTACGACCGGACGGTCTGCAGGTCTTCGCGCTTCACCCAGACCTGGGCGTTCACCCGGGACGACAGCCGCGCGCTCGGCTCCAGCGGCGTGCGGGTCACCACCCCGGCCAGCCGCTCGGCGGCCTTTTCGATGGTCGCCGCGGTCACCGTGTCGATGTCGTGCACCTCGATGAATCTACGACTCGCGCGTGACAGGCAACCGTCCGGCCCTCCGGCCGCATCAAAGGGGTGACGAACAGGACAGGGGGCGCCGGTGAACGACTTCACCGAGTACGTGACGGCACGGTCGGCTTGGCTGCGCAAGGTCGCGTACCTGCTCTGCGGCGACTGGCACCGGGCCGACGACCTGGTCCAGGCGGCGATCACCCGGCTCTACGCGAGCTGGCCGCGCGCCGCCCGGGCGGACAACCTCGACGGTTACGTGCGCCGCACGCTGGTCAACGTGTACTTGGCCGAGCAGCGCACGGCGTGGTGGAGACGGGTGGATCTGCGCGGCGCCGACCACGACTCGCCACCGGCACCCGGCCCGGACCTCGATTCGGCGCTCGACCTGCGGGCCGCGCTGGACCGGCTGCCCGCGCGCCAGCGGGCGACCGTCGTCCTTCGCTACTTCGGCGACCAGTCGGTCGCCGAAACCGCCCGGGCCCTCAGGTGCTCCGAAGGCACCGTCAAGAGCCAGACCGCGAAAGCCGTCGACACGCTCCGCGGCCTGCTGGCCGAACCCATCCGGGAGGGACGGGCATGACCGACCACGAGCTGGCCACCAAGCTGAAGGAACTCGCCGACGCGCCCGCGCCGCCGCCTCGGATCGACCTCGATCGCGCCCGGCGGCTGGGGGGACGTCGTCGTCGCGCGCGGACCACGGCGCTGGTCGTCGGCTGCGCCGCGGTGGTGACGGCCGCGGGGCTGACGGCCGTGTCGGTGTTCCGGACCACGCCCCCGCCGGCGCCGCCCGCCGTCCTGCCCACGCCCGCCCCCGTCGCGCCGGCGCCCACCGACAACCCGCTGGTGGCGAAGGCGAGCTTCGGCTGGCTGCCGGAGCCGATCACGGGCATCGAGTACGGCTCCGGCGGCCACGGCGACTACGCGCTGGCCATCGGCCGCGGCGATCTGGCGCCGATGATCTGGCTCGCGGTGTACGACCAGGAACCACCGTTGGACCGCAGGCACGACATGGGCGGGCGGGCGGTGCGCGTCCCGGTCCGGGTCGGCGACCGCGACGGCTACTGGGTCACGACCGATGCGCGGGACCCCCTCAACCAGGGCAACAGCTACCTGCGCTGGCCGACCCCGGACGGCCGCTGGGCCGAGCTGAACGCCTACTACCTCGCGCTTCCCGACCTGCAGCAGGTCTTGCTGCGCGTCGCCGGCGAAGTGAAGTTCGCGAACCGCGCGGTGCCCCTGCCGCTGCACGTCACCGGTCTGCCGGAGACGTTCCGCGTCGCCGACGTCAACCTGTGGCGCCGTCCCGACGCCGACAACGTCCCGTGGCGGGCGGTGCTGCAGTACTCGTCGAACGGCGCGTTGGCGACGATCACGGTCACCCTCCCCGGGGGCCGCGCGGACGGCCTCGGCACGCCGGTGTGCACGACGAAGAACGGGCTGCGGGCGTGCGTCGCGATCGACCACCCCCAGGCCGCGGGCGTCACTTCGCAGGAGCTGCTGAGCCGGATCACGCTGCTCGGCCCGGACGAGTCGAAGTGGACGACGCACGTGATCAGCCCTTAGGAACCGCCGGGTAGGGGACGAAGGTGCTGGTGTTCTCGTCGACGGTGAGCTGCTTGCCGATCGTCGGGAAGGCGCGTTGGGAGCAAGCCGGCCGTTCGCAGACTTTGCAGCCCATCCCGATGGGTGTCGCGGCGGCCGGCTCGTCCAGGTCGAGCCCGGTCGAATAGACGAGCCGTCCGGCGTGGCGAAGTTCGCAGCCCAGACCGACCGTGAACGTCTTCCCGGGGCTGCCGTACCCGCCGATGTTCCGCGAGATCGTGCGCGCGATCCAGAAGTAGCTCTTCCCGTCGGGCAGGGTCGCGATCTGCGTGAGGATCTTCCCCGGCTGGGTGAACGCCTCGTAGATGTTCCACAGGGGACAGGCGCCGCCCACCCGGGAGAAGTGGAACCCGGCCGCGGACTGGCGCTTCGACATGTTCCCGGCCCGGTCCACCCGCACGAAGGAGAACGGCACCCCGCGCTGCTTCGGACGTTGCAACGTGGACAGCCGGTGGCACACGGTCTCGAAGCCGACGCCGAAGTGGTCGCACAGCCGCTCGATGTCGTAGCGGAACCGCTCGGCCGTGGCCAGGAACGGTCCATAGGGGAGGATCAGCGCCCCGGCGAAGTAGTTCGCCAGGCCGACGCGGGCCAGCGAGCGCGCGGCCGGTCCGGAGAACGCCCACGAGTCGGCCAGCTCGGTGATCAGGTCGTCGTACTCGAGCAGCGCGATCTGCGAAGCCATGCGAAACGCCTGCTGCCCGACGCGCAGGCTCGGTGCCAGCCGCAGCACACGGGTCACCGGCTCGTAGCGGTGCTGCTGACCGGCGGATTCGTCGATCCCGTCGCTGGTCACCTCGACGCCGTAGCGCTGCCAAAGCCGTTCCTTCAGGGCGCCGAGCACCTGGCCGCGCTGCAGCGGGATGTCGGCCGCCATCTTCTCGGCGCGTTCGTCCAGTTCGGCGACGTAGTTCTCGCGCTCGTAGAAAAAGTCCCGGACCTCCTCGTGCGGCAACGGTGCCGCCGCGCTGCCGTGCAGGCCCAGGCCGTTTTCCGTGGTCAGCGCGGCGGTGCTTTCGACGGCGTTGCGGTAGCTGCGGTGCAGCTTGACCAGCGCCTGCGCGAGGGCAGGCAGGTTCGTGGCCAGCTCGTTGAGCTCGCTCATCGTGACGTCCACGCCGAGAACCTCGTCGAGCAGGGCTTCCTTGACGTCGGCGACCAGCCGGGACGT
Proteins encoded in this window:
- the ilvA gene encoding threonine ammonia-lyase IlvA; its protein translation is MHDIDTVTAATIEKAAERLAGVVTRTPLEPSARLSSRVNAQVWVKREDLQTVRSYKIRGAYNFIVQLDDTTRALGVVCASAGNHAQGVAYACRRLGANGRVYVPGTTPRQKRERIATLGGAHIEVIVVGETYEDAFAAANEDAQRTGATLVPAFDDVRTVAGQGTVALEVIEQLGFIPDVVVVPVGGGGLLAGVGSWLRERHPDVRVVGVEPAGAACMAAALDAGHPVRLSELDTFVDGAAVRQAGAVTYPLIRESGAELTSVAEGAICTEMLAMYQSDGIIAEPAGALAAASLGSVVRVEPGQTVVVVVSGGNNDVSRYSEILERSLMHEGLKHYFLVGFPQEPGALRRFLEQVLGPEDDITRFEYVKRTNREMGPALVGVEIARSSDLPGLLARMDASPLQVERIEPGSPLFHFLL
- a CDS encoding SigE family RNA polymerase sigma factor, with amino-acid sequence MNDFTEYVTARSAWLRKVAYLLCGDWHRADDLVQAAITRLYASWPRAARADNLDGYVRRTLVNVYLAEQRTAWWRRVDLRGADHDSPPAPGPDLDSALDLRAALDRLPARQRATVVLRYFGDQSVAETARALRCSEGTVKSQTAKAVDTLRGLLAEPIREGRA
- a CDS encoding short-chain fatty acyl-CoA regulator family protein — its product is MEKTFAGARLRHLRESRSMSQADLARVLEISPSYLNQIEHNSRPLTVPVLLRITQAFGVDTEFFANNDTSRLVADVKEALLDEVLGVDVTMSELNELATNLPALAQALVKLHRSYRNAVESTAALTTENGLGLHGSAAAPLPHEEVRDFFYERENYVAELDERAEKMAADIPLQRGQVLGALKERLWQRYGVEVTSDGIDESAGQQHRYEPVTRVLRLAPSLRVGQQAFRMASQIALLEYDDLITELADSWAFSGPAARSLARVGLANYFAGALILPYGPFLATAERFRYDIERLCDHFGVGFETVCHRLSTLQRPKQRGVPFSFVRVDRAGNMSKRQSAAGFHFSRVGGACPLWNIYEAFTQPGKILTQIATLPDGKSYFWIARTISRNIGGYGSPGKTFTVGLGCELRHAGRLVYSTGLDLDEPAAATPIGMGCKVCERPACSQRAFPTIGKQLTVDENTSTFVPYPAVPKG